One segment of Ancylothrix sp. D3o DNA contains the following:
- the ribD gene encoding bifunctional diaminohydroxyphosphoribosylaminopyrimidine deaminase/5-amino-6-(5-phosphoribosylamino)uracil reductase RibD — MMQRCLSLARQAQGQTSPNPLVGAVIVRDGQIVGEGFHPKAGQPHAEVFALRAAGELAKGATIYVNLEPCNHYGRTPPCSEALVAAGVAKVVVGMVDPNPLVGGGGIERLRKAGIEVVVGVEEKDCRRLNEAFIHRIVHRRPFGILKYAMTLDGKIASSTGHSSWVTSKDSRSEVYQLRSICDAVIVGGNTVRLDNPRLTTHDPVIRNPLRVVMSRSLNLPPQARLWEVEDAPTLVVTETGVNPEFQKMLKNKGVEVVELDVLTPDAVMVHLYDRQFSAVLWECGGTLAASAIAGGAVQKILAFIAPKIIGGVLAPTPVGDLGLMSMTDAFSLEQVSWRPIGSECVVEGYLKLL, encoded by the coding sequence ATGATGCAGCGATGTTTAAGTTTGGCTCGTCAGGCTCAGGGGCAAACTTCTCCTAATCCTTTGGTTGGGGCGGTGATTGTTCGGGATGGCCAAATTGTAGGGGAAGGTTTTCACCCAAAGGCCGGTCAGCCTCATGCAGAGGTTTTTGCTCTCCGGGCTGCCGGTGAGTTGGCTAAGGGTGCGACAATTTACGTTAATCTTGAACCTTGCAATCATTACGGACGGACTCCGCCTTGTAGTGAGGCTTTGGTGGCGGCGGGGGTGGCAAAAGTTGTGGTGGGTATGGTTGACCCTAATCCTTTGGTGGGTGGGGGTGGAATTGAACGGTTAAGAAAGGCCGGTATTGAGGTGGTGGTGGGTGTTGAGGAAAAAGATTGCCGCAGGCTTAATGAGGCGTTTATCCATAGAATTGTACACCGGCGCCCGTTTGGAATTTTGAAATATGCGATGACGCTTGATGGCAAAATTGCTAGTAGCACCGGCCATAGTAGCTGGGTAACAAGTAAGGATTCTCGCAGTGAAGTTTATCAGTTGCGCTCTATTTGTGATGCGGTGATTGTGGGGGGAAATACGGTACGGTTGGATAACCCGCGTTTAACGACACATGATCCGGTGATACGCAACCCGTTACGGGTGGTGATGAGTAGGAGTTTGAATTTACCCCCACAGGCGCGTTTGTGGGAAGTTGAAGATGCGCCGACGCTGGTGGTAACGGAAACGGGGGTTAATCCTGAATTTCAAAAGATGTTAAAGAATAAGGGGGTGGAAGTCGTCGAGTTGGATGTGCTGACACCGGATGCGGTGATGGTGCATTTGTATGACCGGCAATTTTCCGCTGTGTTGTGGGAATGTGGAGGTACTTTGGCGGCTAGTGCGATAGCAGGAGGTGCGGTGCAAAAGATTTTAGCTTTTATTGCTCCTAAAATTATTGGCGGTGTGTTGGCTCCGACGCCGGTGGGAGATTTGGGGTTAATGAGTATGACGGATGCTTTTAGTTTAGAACAGGTAAGCTGGCGGCCTATTGGTTCTGAGTGTGTGGTGGAAGGTTATTTGAAACTTCTTTAA
- a CDS encoding bifunctional riboflavin kinase/FAD synthetase: protein MWVSKSLSTALTPTAIALGNFDGLHRGHQQVISPILHRAVQPATIAAAQAQPSIARQKPLNWQNSRLGSCKSLKANDRPEEPYSPSVLPSGVHSTVVTFYPHPQQFFTGITRTLLTPLDEKIALLREIGVQQLVLLPFNNDIASLTPREFVEKILVRELAAKQISVGQNFRFGYKRTGTTEELKSIAWEYGVKVTIVPLEICQEERISSSQIRCYLEAGNVKAANRLLGRSYSLMGTVITGQKLGRTLGFPTANIQLNQEKFLPKTGVYAVQVWLENSDSNSKPIPGVMNIGMRPTVAGVKLTTEVHLLDWSGDLYGQNITVTLEEYLRTEEKFPSLDALKQQIQADCNLAKKILQM from the coding sequence GTGTGGGTCTCCAAATCTCTCTCAACAGCGCTAACACCAACAGCCATCGCCCTCGGCAACTTTGATGGCTTACACCGAGGACACCAACAGGTGATCTCTCCAATTTTACATCGGGCTGTCCAACCGGCTACCATTGCCGCAGCACAAGCGCAGCCGTCCATCGCAAGGCAAAAGCCCCTAAACTGGCAAAATTCCCGCCTTGGCAGTTGCAAATCCCTAAAAGCGAACGACCGGCCAGAGGAACCTTACAGCCCCTCAGTTTTGCCTAGTGGGGTGCATTCAACAGTGGTGACATTTTATCCCCACCCCCAGCAATTTTTCACCGGCATCACCCGCACTCTTCTCACCCCGCTGGATGAAAAAATAGCCCTCTTGCGGGAAATAGGGGTACAGCAATTAGTTTTATTACCCTTTAACAACGATATTGCCTCCTTAACTCCCCGCGAATTTGTCGAAAAAATTCTCGTGCGAGAACTGGCGGCCAAACAAATCAGTGTCGGACAAAATTTCCGCTTCGGATACAAACGCACCGGCACCACAGAAGAACTAAAATCAATAGCCTGGGAATATGGAGTGAAAGTAACCATTGTGCCCCTAGAAATTTGTCAAGAAGAACGCATTAGTAGCTCTCAAATACGATGCTATTTAGAAGCCGGAAATGTTAAAGCAGCCAACAGACTTTTAGGCCGTTCCTACAGCTTAATGGGAACAGTAATAACCGGCCAAAAACTCGGCAGAACCTTGGGATTTCCCACCGCAAATATACAACTTAACCAAGAGAAATTTTTACCCAAAACCGGAGTTTATGCCGTGCAAGTTTGGCTGGAAAATTCCGACTCAAACAGCAAACCAATTCCGGGGGTAATGAATATAGGAATGCGCCCCACAGTAGCCGGTGTAAAACTCACAACCGAAGTGCATTTATTAGACTGGTCAGGAGATTTATACGGCCAAAACATCACCGTCACCCTCGAAGAATATCTGCGAACTGAGGAAAAATTTCCCTCCCTCGACGCCCTTAAACAGCAAATTCAAGCCGACTGCAATTTAGCAAAAAAAATATTACAAATGTAG
- a CDS encoding MBL fold metallo-hydrolase, whose protein sequence is MSIKPNQFTVHFWGVRGSIACPGAETVRYGGNTPCVEMRVGGKRLIFDGGTGLRVLGQSLLSQMPVEAYMFFTHSHWDHIQGFPFFVPAFIKGNRFHIYGAVAPNGATIEQRLNDQMLHPNFPVPLQIMGAQLEFNDLGVGETVQLGDVTIENALLNHPGEAVGYRISSQGCSAAYITDTEHFPDRLDENVLWLARNADVMIYDATYTDQEYYSEKTSKVGWGHSTWQEAVKVAKAANVKKLVIFHHDPLHNDDFLDSVAEQVGQQFPDSLMAREGQSIQLVPPGLASESEVAVIETVQDAKVSA, encoded by the coding sequence ATGTCAATCAAACCAAACCAATTTACAGTCCACTTCTGGGGCGTTCGAGGTAGCATCGCCTGTCCGGGCGCAGAAACAGTGCGCTATGGGGGAAACACCCCCTGCGTAGAAATGCGCGTAGGTGGCAAGCGCTTGATCTTTGATGGAGGCACCGGCCTGAGAGTATTAGGACAATCCCTATTGTCGCAAATGCCGGTAGAAGCCTATATGTTCTTCACCCATTCCCACTGGGATCACATCCAGGGATTCCCCTTTTTCGTCCCCGCCTTCATCAAAGGAAACCGCTTCCACATCTACGGAGCCGTTGCGCCCAACGGTGCTACCATCGAACAACGCCTCAATGACCAAATGTTGCACCCCAACTTCCCCGTACCCTTACAAATCATGGGAGCGCAACTCGAATTTAACGACTTAGGAGTAGGCGAAACAGTCCAGCTTGGCGATGTCACCATCGAAAACGCCCTGCTCAACCATCCCGGCGAAGCCGTAGGCTACCGGATAAGCTCACAAGGCTGCTCCGCCGCATACATCACCGACACAGAACATTTTCCCGACCGGCTCGATGAAAACGTCCTCTGGCTGGCTCGCAACGCCGACGTGATGATATACGACGCCACCTACACCGATCAAGAATACTACTCAGAAAAAACCAGTAAAGTTGGTTGGGGACACTCAACTTGGCAAGAAGCCGTAAAAGTTGCCAAAGCCGCCAATGTCAAAAAATTGGTTATCTTCCACCACGATCCGCTCCACAACGATGATTTTCTCGATAGCGTCGCCGAACAAGTCGGACAGCAATTTCCCGACAGCCTGATGGCAAGAGAAGGGCAATCAATTCAATTAGTCCCCCCAGGCTTAGCCTCCGAGAGCGAAGTTGCCGTCATTGAAACAGTCCAAGATGCCAAAGTTTCCGCCTGA
- a CDS encoding GAF domain-containing protein, whose translation MGQEKIPTSYEKQLVALGRTLQILREEENVEVLIETTLQYLEAEFDYKLLWIGLYDRVEHKLKGIGGRSPNNENPALKQRFILTPGDLLEQVVIQQRPVGVPDLREEQRAGEWRKIAQKCNIQGTLIFPMRYKDRCFGIAVLGSTLWGVSPRADEKARLSIILGGLAAALYQIETDWQRQQQKNPQSLYNLLAKLRGCRTLDASLEAVVEQTHKFISPNRTNIYWYYPERRYFWRRVGNYQKTPSFGDFTQPASGVMVSDLGSFYQALLCDQLVAIGEAHSSLKADVTLRLMQQIRARSLLAAPIIFQNELLGFLAVEGNDPRIWQEEEKNYVRAAAQLLSLIAPLSTMETTIEQVKLDSALSAGITHAIYTDSEWKQTLQTASEQLLGRLKADRFLVLNYNQENHQFDIIYQSHPPNRRPINSPLATPGEVDTKMLQDSPEAIAIENWNEDLKLMAWRPAFFDLGARSLLICSTSPGHLLEGLVMVCCDTARSWSYRERELVGLVSRQISLISHQWELQDNSDKQRQLFSTLLSAVGNLQQSTFSAAQLERTCLQQVAEIMSVPLAALVTWWPGQTTGRIIAPTVRNAQFAVKNDLAVPVQTDALVQWALLQTTPEPLFVQAVDLPLETRAWLCGPSISQILVMALRTSPGDSTTESHQPTGILLVADGPERRWSPDTIKLMVVLVKQLAWSRREIMLTATLVETKENLECLNWYKHRHLEDFYRNFYSGLKKLNELAEHQGTFGNLQVMRLQQILRQLNANIQSMRPLIKREQWEMSSSQETITAATLLRRSLERLEGIIQGRQLWTQVHSEGHLTISGDLMKIEWVFYEVLLAAARRSPQGGRIDIWCRQSHENGADLSVTDSGIISPALLADLQALRSADLLAPSPLDEPPGLHLAICRRIILQLGGELNFFQLEDGRITSQLILPLSSTQFTTS comes from the coding sequence ATGGGTCAGGAAAAAATACCGACATCTTACGAAAAACAACTCGTTGCCCTGGGGAGAACCCTCCAAATCTTACGGGAAGAGGAGAACGTTGAAGTCCTCATCGAAACCACCCTGCAATACCTAGAAGCAGAATTTGATTACAAACTGCTATGGATTGGCCTTTATGATCGAGTTGAACATAAACTTAAAGGCATTGGAGGGCGCAGCCCCAACAACGAAAACCCGGCACTTAAACAGCGATTTATTCTCACCCCAGGCGATCTGCTAGAACAAGTCGTTATTCAACAAAGACCAGTCGGAGTCCCCGATTTACGAGAAGAACAGCGGGCCGGTGAATGGCGAAAAATTGCCCAAAAATGTAATATCCAAGGCACTTTAATTTTTCCCATGCGCTACAAAGACCGGTGTTTTGGCATAGCCGTTTTAGGGTCAACATTGTGGGGAGTCTCACCCCGCGCCGACGAAAAAGCACGATTGTCAATCATACTCGGCGGTTTAGCAGCAGCACTTTACCAAATAGAAACAGACTGGCAACGCCAGCAGCAAAAAAACCCCCAATCTTTATACAATTTACTAGCCAAATTGCGAGGATGCAGAACCCTCGACGCGTCATTAGAAGCAGTAGTCGAACAAACCCATAAATTTATCAGCCCCAACCGCACAAACATTTATTGGTATTACCCAGAAAGACGTTACTTTTGGCGACGGGTAGGAAACTACCAAAAAACGCCTTCCTTTGGAGACTTCACGCAACCGGCCTCTGGGGTTATGGTGTCGGATCTAGGAAGCTTTTATCAAGCGTTACTTTGCGACCAATTGGTGGCAATTGGCGAAGCTCATTCCTCCCTCAAAGCTGATGTTACCCTTCGCCTCATGCAGCAGATCCGAGCACGGTCATTATTAGCGGCACCGATCATCTTTCAAAATGAACTGCTGGGATTTTTAGCAGTCGAAGGCAATGACCCCCGCATCTGGCAAGAAGAAGAAAAAAACTACGTTCGAGCCGCTGCACAACTGCTGTCGTTAATCGCCCCGCTCTCGACAATGGAAACTACCATCGAGCAAGTCAAACTCGATTCAGCCCTTAGTGCCGGTATTACCCACGCCATTTACACAGACTCGGAATGGAAACAAACCCTCCAAACCGCGAGCGAGCAACTGTTAGGCCGGTTAAAAGCCGACCGCTTTCTTGTCCTCAACTACAACCAAGAAAACCATCAATTTGACATTATCTATCAAAGCCACCCCCCGAACCGCCGGCCCATCAATTCACCCTTAGCCACCCCAGGCGAAGTGGACACCAAAATGCTCCAAGATAGTCCCGAAGCCATCGCTATAGAAAATTGGAACGAAGACTTAAAACTGATGGCATGGCGACCGGCCTTTTTTGATTTAGGAGCGCGTTCGTTGTTGATATGCAGTACCTCCCCAGGCCACCTCTTAGAAGGTTTGGTGATGGTTTGCTGTGATACCGCCCGCTCATGGAGCTATCGAGAACGAGAACTTGTCGGACTCGTCAGCCGGCAAATTAGCTTAATTTCCCACCAATGGGAACTGCAAGACAACAGCGACAAGCAAAGACAACTCTTTTCAACGCTCCTGAGCGCTGTTGGCAACCTTCAACAATCAACCTTCAGCGCCGCGCAACTCGAGCGTACCTGCTTGCAACAAGTCGCGGAAATCATGTCTGTGCCCTTAGCTGCCTTAGTTACCTGGTGGCCTGGTCAAACTACTGGCCGCATCATCGCCCCAACCGTGCGAAATGCCCAGTTTGCCGTTAAAAATGATCTTGCCGTGCCGGTGCAAACCGATGCCTTAGTACAGTGGGCCTTGCTACAAACTACCCCCGAACCCCTGTTCGTACAAGCTGTGGATTTGCCCCTAGAAACAAGAGCCTGGCTATGCGGCCCCAGCATCAGCCAGATATTAGTGATGGCTCTGCGAACATCCCCAGGCGACAGCACAACCGAAAGCCATCAACCCACCGGCATTTTATTGGTCGCCGATGGCCCTGAGCGGCGGTGGTCGCCCGATACAATTAAACTCATGGTGGTATTAGTCAAACAATTAGCCTGGTCGCGGCGCGAAATCATGCTCACCGCCACACTAGTCGAAACCAAAGAAAACTTAGAATGCCTCAATTGGTACAAACACCGGCACCTGGAAGATTTTTATCGAAACTTTTACTCAGGACTCAAAAAACTCAACGAACTTGCCGAACATCAAGGCACCTTTGGCAACCTCCAGGTCATGCGCTTACAGCAGATTTTGCGACAGCTAAACGCCAACATTCAGTCTATGCGCCCCCTCATCAAACGCGAACAGTGGGAGATGAGCTCATCACAAGAAACGATCACGGCAGCCACTTTGTTGCGTCGTTCTTTAGAGCGCCTCGAAGGCATTATCCAAGGACGCCAACTCTGGACTCAAGTACATAGTGAAGGGCATTTAACGATCAGCGGCGACTTAATGAAAATTGAGTGGGTTTTCTATGAGGTATTGCTGGCCGCAGCGCGCCGCTCACCCCAAGGGGGTCGTATTGATATTTGGTGCCGGCAGTCCCATGAAAATGGGGCTGATTTATCCGTGACCGATAGTGGCATCATTTCACCGGCTTTACTGGCCGATTTACAGGCTCTCCGGTCTGCCGATTTACTGGCTCCCTCTCCTTTGGACGAGCCACCCGGACTGCATTTAGCCATTTGCCGGCGCATTATCTTGCAACTCGGCGGCGAGTTAAATTTCTTTCAGCTTGAGGACGGTCGCATCACTAGCCAGCTTATTTTGCCTCTTTCTTCCACTCAATTTACCACCTCGTGA
- a CDS encoding diheme cytochrome c, protein MPNSRTLRATIIILIAAALSIGLGWGLASSANPPRQNTTDLLSNPQLQYGQELYLENCATCHLGLPPAVMPTETWQQLLSDTQHYGVQVKIPPDPFRVLIWNYLLISSRLLQKEEETPYRLAESRHFKALHPRVKFNEPVKLNTCISCHPSASDYNFRDLSPEWQNSP, encoded by the coding sequence ATGCCTAATTCCCGTACACTAAGAGCAACGATCATAATTTTAATAGCAGCCGCCCTAAGTATCGGTCTGGGATGGGGACTCGCCAGCAGCGCCAACCCACCGAGACAAAATACCACAGACTTGCTTAGCAACCCTCAACTACAATACGGACAAGAACTTTATCTCGAAAACTGTGCCACCTGCCACCTTGGACTTCCCCCCGCAGTGATGCCCACCGAAACCTGGCAACAGCTACTCAGCGATACCCAACACTACGGAGTACAAGTTAAAATCCCTCCAGATCCCTTTCGCGTCCTGATCTGGAACTACCTGCTAATTTCTTCCCGCCTACTGCAAAAAGAAGAAGAAACTCCCTACAGGCTCGCGGAGTCCCGTCATTTTAAAGCTTTGCACCCCCGCGTAAAATTTAATGAGCCGGTCAAACTCAACACCTGTATAAGCTGTCACCCCAGCGCATCAGACTACAATTTCCGTGATTTGTCCCCGGAGTGGCAAAATTCTCCATAA
- a CDS encoding MoxR family ATPase produces MRERIDRLTENLAQTIVGKTDAIRLVIVALLAGGHALLEDVPGVGKTLLAKSLARSVAGKFQRIQCTPDLLPTDITGTNIWNPKSGEFIFLAGPVFTNVLLCDEINRATPRTQSALLEVMEERQVTVDGVTRPVPAPFFVIATQNPIEYQGTFPLPEAQMDRFTLAFSLGYPSETEELQMLQQLETGIRVEELQPAITLEEVQELIRQCRLIKIENSLQKYILDLVRATREDDEITLGVSPRGAVALYRSSQAFAYLSGRDYATPDDVKYLAPHVLSHRLIPAGNRRSKTIIERLLASVFIP; encoded by the coding sequence ATGAGGGAACGCATCGACCGGCTCACCGAAAATCTAGCCCAAACCATCGTAGGAAAAACTGACGCCATTCGGTTAGTAATTGTCGCCTTACTGGCCGGTGGCCACGCCTTACTCGAAGACGTACCAGGGGTAGGCAAAACCCTCCTAGCAAAATCGCTCGCTCGTTCAGTAGCCGGCAAATTTCAACGTATCCAATGCACCCCCGACTTATTACCCACCGACATCACCGGCACCAATATTTGGAACCCAAAAAGCGGTGAATTTATATTTCTGGCTGGGCCGGTTTTTACCAACGTCTTACTATGCGACGAAATAAACCGCGCCACCCCCCGCACCCAGTCAGCCTTGCTAGAAGTGATGGAAGAAAGACAAGTAACCGTAGATGGAGTCACTCGTCCAGTACCGGCACCATTTTTTGTGATCGCCACCCAAAACCCCATCGAATATCAAGGCACCTTTCCCCTCCCAGAAGCGCAAATGGATCGCTTCACCCTCGCTTTTTCTCTTGGGTATCCCAGCGAAACCGAAGAACTACAAATGCTGCAACAACTCGAAACCGGCATCCGAGTTGAAGAACTACAACCGGCCATCACCCTAGAAGAAGTGCAAGAATTAATTCGTCAGTGCCGGTTAATAAAAATCGAAAATAGCTTACAAAAATATATTTTAGACTTAGTAAGAGCCACCCGCGAAGACGACGAAATTACCCTCGGAGTAAGCCCTAGAGGGGCCGTTGCTTTGTATCGTTCCAGCCAAGCCTTTGCTTATCTTTCCGGGCGGGATTATGCGACTCCTGATGATGTAAAATATCTCGCCCCTCATGTGTTATCTCACCGGCTTATCCCCGCAGGAAACCGCAGATCCAAAACCATCATCGAGCGGTTATTGGCGTCTGTCTTTATTCCTTAA
- the secA gene encoding preprotein translocase subunit SecA produces MLKNLLGDPNVRKIKKIQPLVTEINLLEEEIQPLSDDALIAKTAEFKQRLHNAKTPDAQKEVLDELLPEAFAVVREASRRVLGLRHFDVQMLGGMILHKGQIAEMKTGEGKTLVATLPSYLNALSGKGVHVVTVNDYLARRDAEWMGQVHRFLGLSVGLIQQGMNPDERRRNYACDITYATNSELGFDYLRDNMATSMAEVVQRPFNYAIIDEVDSILIDEARTPLIISGQIERPTEKYLKASDIANALQKEEHYEVDEKARNVLLTDEGFAEAERLLGVTDLYDPNDPWAHYVFNAIKAKELFIKDKNYILFDDEVVIVDEFTGRVLQGRRWSDGLHQAIEAKERVDIQPETQTLATITYQNFFLLYPKLSGMTGTAKTEEAEFEKIYSLEVTGVPTNRNNKRRDLADVVYKTEEAKWKAVAAECAEMHTLGRPVLVGTTSVENSEYLSSLLQALKIPHNLLNAKPENVERESEIVAQAGRKGALTIATNMAGRGTDIILGGNSDYMARLKLREYFMPAIVRPDDESLVSSMRVPGTANRSAGQGFAPTQKKVKTWKASEQIFPKPLSKETETLLKEAVQFAVKTYGERSLTELEADDKVAVAAEKAPTNDGVIRQLREVYNRIRKEYEEKTGKEHDEVVQLGGLHVIGTERHESRRIDNQLRGRSARQGDPGSTKFFLSLQDSLLRIFGGDRVGKMMDMFRVEEDMPIESGMLTRSLENAQKKVETYYYDIRKQVFEYDEVMNNQRRAIYAERRRVLEGQDLKERVIEYAEKTMDDIVEAYVNPDLPSEEWELPSMVNKVKEFVYLLSDMEPSQLDDMSLDEIKTFLHEQIRIAYDIKESQIDQIQPGLMRQAERFFILQQIDTLWREHLQQMDGLRESVGLRSYGQKDPLIEYKSEGYELFLDMMTDIRRNVVYSLFQFQPQMAQPAVASSERV; encoded by the coding sequence ATGCTGAAAAATTTGCTCGGCGATCCCAATGTACGCAAAATCAAGAAAATTCAGCCGCTCGTTACTGAAATCAACCTCCTAGAGGAAGAGATCCAACCGCTCTCTGATGATGCACTAATTGCTAAAACAGCAGAGTTTAAGCAGCGGCTCCATAATGCTAAAACTCCCGATGCTCAAAAAGAAGTGCTCGATGAACTGTTACCAGAAGCCTTTGCTGTGGTAAGAGAAGCGTCGCGCCGGGTTTTAGGTTTACGGCATTTTGATGTGCAAATGTTGGGCGGTATGATTTTGCACAAAGGTCAAATTGCTGAGATGAAAACCGGCGAAGGTAAAACCCTCGTCGCTACTTTGCCATCGTATCTCAATGCTCTTTCAGGTAAAGGCGTTCACGTCGTCACGGTTAATGATTACCTGGCCCGTCGGGACGCTGAATGGATGGGACAAGTTCATCGCTTTCTTGGTTTAAGTGTGGGTTTGATCCAACAAGGTATGAACCCTGATGAACGCCGGCGTAACTATGCTTGCGATATTACCTACGCAACCAATAGCGAATTAGGGTTTGATTATCTGCGTGATAATATGGCAACTTCTATGGCGGAAGTGGTACAAAGACCTTTTAATTACGCCATTATTGACGAAGTAGATTCAATTTTAATTGATGAAGCGCGTACTCCTTTGATTATTTCGGGTCAAATAGAACGTCCTACAGAAAAATATTTGAAAGCCTCTGATATTGCCAATGCTCTACAAAAAGAAGAACATTATGAGGTTGATGAAAAAGCTCGAAATGTTCTGCTCACCGATGAGGGGTTTGCTGAGGCGGAAAGATTGCTCGGTGTGACGGATCTTTATGACCCTAATGATCCTTGGGCTCATTACGTTTTTAACGCCATCAAAGCCAAAGAGTTATTTATTAAGGATAAAAACTACATCCTTTTTGATGATGAAGTCGTAATTGTTGATGAATTTACAGGGCGAGTTTTGCAAGGGCGCCGGTGGAGTGATGGTTTACATCAAGCGATAGAAGCAAAAGAACGAGTCGATATTCAGCCAGAAACACAAACGCTGGCAACAATTACTTATCAAAATTTCTTTTTGCTTTACCCGAAGTTGTCGGGGATGACCGGCACCGCAAAAACAGAAGAAGCTGAATTTGAGAAAATTTATAGCTTGGAAGTTACAGGAGTTCCGACCAACCGCAACAATAAACGCAGAGATTTAGCCGATGTAGTGTACAAAACTGAGGAGGCTAAATGGAAAGCGGTGGCGGCTGAATGTGCAGAAATGCACACCCTTGGTCGTCCGGTTTTGGTGGGTACTACCAGTGTAGAAAATTCTGAGTATCTGTCGAGTTTGCTGCAAGCTCTTAAGATTCCTCACAATTTGTTGAACGCTAAACCAGAAAATGTGGAGCGGGAGTCAGAAATTGTTGCCCAGGCCGGTCGCAAAGGCGCGCTGACAATTGCAACAAACATGGCCGGTCGCGGAACGGATATTATTTTAGGTGGCAACTCGGACTATATGGCGCGCTTGAAATTGCGCGAGTATTTCATGCCGGCTATTGTCCGTCCTGATGATGAAAGTTTGGTGAGTTCAATGCGGGTGCCGGGCACTGCTAATCGCTCCGCCGGCCAAGGTTTTGCCCCCACTCAGAAAAAAGTCAAAACTTGGAAAGCCTCTGAACAAATTTTCCCCAAACCACTCTCGAAAGAAACGGAAACGCTGCTCAAAGAAGCCGTACAGTTTGCCGTAAAAACCTACGGAGAACGTTCTTTAACTGAACTCGAAGCCGATGATAAAGTCGCTGTGGCGGCTGAAAAAGCGCCTACAAACGATGGGGTGATTCGTCAGTTACGCGAAGTCTATAACCGGATTCGCAAAGAGTATGAAGAAAAAACCGGCAAAGAACACGACGAAGTAGTTCAGCTTGGCGGGTTGCACGTTATTGGCACAGAGCGCCACGAATCACGGCGAATTGATAACCAATTACGGGGCCGGTCGGCTCGTCAAGGCGACCCTGGTTCGACAAAGTTTTTCCTGAGTTTACAGGATAGCTTGCTGCGGATTTTTGGCGGCGACCGGGTGGGCAAAATGATGGATATGTTCCGCGTTGAGGAAGATATGCCCATTGAGTCGGGGATGCTGACTCGTTCCTTGGAAAATGCTCAAAAGAAAGTAGAAACCTACTATTACGACATTCGTAAACAAGTGTTTGAGTATGACGAGGTGATGAATAATCAGCGCCGTGCTATCTATGCAGAACGCCGCCGGGTTTTGGAAGGTCAAGATTTAAAAGAACGGGTAATAGAATATGCCGAAAAAACAATGGATGACATTGTTGAGGCGTATGTCAACCCCGATCTGCCTTCGGAAGAGTGGGAACTACCGAGCATGGTAAATAAAGTTAAAGAGTTTGTTTATCTGCTTTCGGATATGGAACCCAGCCAACTTGATGACATGAGTTTGGATGAAATTAAGACGTTTCTCCACGAACAGATACGCATTGCTTATGACATCAAAGAATCGCAGATTGATCAAATTCAACCTGGTTTGATGCGGCAAGCAGAACGCTTTTTTATCTTGCAGCAAATTGATACTTTGTGGCGCGAACATTTGCAGCAAATGGATGGTTTGCGAGAATCGGTAGGGTTGCGGAGTTATGGGCAAAAAGACCCCTTAATTGAATATAAATCAGAGGGGTATGAGTTGTTCTTGGATATGATGACTGATATTCGCCGGAATGTCGTTTATTCTCTGTTCCAATTCCAACCTCAAATGGCTCAACCGGCAGTCGCTTCCTCAGAAAGAGTATAG